In one Cryptococcus deuterogattii R265 chromosome 11, complete sequence genomic region, the following are encoded:
- a CDS encoding endonuclease/exonuclease/phosphatase, producing MVSMPGISSLGHLSPENSLEQIHIATVNVRNGHQWSPPADPKDVFAEKPWSERKSRLVDALLSTGPLDILGCQEVFHDQLEDLQKLLGETYSHVGSGRDDGKQGGEYSPIFFNRTKFELVRWGTMWLSPTPNVPGSKGWDAALPRIATLLTLRYKDENKGGELVHAVNTHYDHLGVRARAESSLLIRSAIWHWVHDVEQKEKPPVVAPVVFFGDFNSPSREDGYKNITSLHPLPSGQPSFTFLDSFTNLLTTSTSSASSPIIPLQTRPYGPHLTYTDFAPPGARNATRIDFVMLGAEVDDDDPAKRGKARGGWTIVRYACVDNWVEADAEGWNGRWSDHRAVRVTIAKRKV from the exons ATGGTAAGCATGCCAGGAATCAGCAGCCTGGGGCATCTCTCCCCAGAAAACTCTCTTGAACAGATCCACATCGCAACCGTAAACGT GCGAAACGGCCATCAGTGGTCTCCCCCCGCTGATCCTAAGGACGTATTCGCCGAGAAACCATGGTCGGAACGTAAATCCCGTTTGGTCGATGCGCTTCTATCCACAGGCCCACTCGATATCCTCGGCTGCCAG GAAGTCTTTCATGATCAGCTTGAAGACTTGCAGAAACTTTTGGGCGAGACGTACTCGCACGTAGGTTCAGGCCGCGATGACGGCAAGCAAGGCGGGGAGTATAGTCCCATCTTTTTCAATCGTACCAAATTTGAACTGGTACGGTGGGGTACAATGTGGTTATCCCCTACACCCAACGTTCCCGGATCCAAGGGCTGGGATGCT GCTTTACCTCGCATCGCGACTCTCCTGACTCTCCGCTATAAAGACGAGAACAAAGGTGGAGAGTTGGTTCACGCCGTCAATACTCATTATGATCACTTGGGAGTGAGAGCTAGAGCGGAAAGTAGTCTCTTGATCAGATCTGCAATCTGGCATTGGGTACATGATGTCGAGCAAAAGGAGAAACCACCTGTGGTGGCACCGGTAGTCTTCTTTGGTGATTTCA ATTCACCATCGCGCGAGGATGGTTACAAGAATATAAcctcccttcatcctttacCCTCTGGCCAACCATCATTTACTTTTCTCGACAGTTTCACTAACCTTCttaccacctccacttcttccgcctcctcccccaTCATCCCCCTCCAAACTCGTCCTTACGGGCCCCATCTGACATACACAGATTTCGCCCCTCCTGGCGCTCGAAATGCCACACGAATCGACTTTGTCATGCTTGGTGCAGAGgtggacgatgatgatccCGCCAAACGAGGGAAGGCTAGAGGTGGATGGACGATTGTGAGGTATGCATGTGTGGATAATTGGGTGGAGGCTGATGCGGAGGGTTGGAATGGGAGGTGGAGTGATCATAGAGCTGTAAGGGTTACGATCGCTAAGCGGAAAGTGTGA